AGGACTTTCGGAAGAAAGAGGTTTTGGACTCGATCTTAGCTTTGTTACGGTAGAAAAGGTTCCTTTGATCGTTTCCACAGCCGAAGATATCAGGCTGAAGAGAATTGATTAAGGGAGCGGTATTAAATTGTTCGTTATCAGACAACTGGTGTACATAAATGAACAGTTAAACCATATAAACAGCCTCAAATATGCTCCTGCAGCCATGGCGCCGTTCTTGAGCAGGTACCTTGTTCTGCTTAAATTGAGGATCATGCTGAAAAATAATATTATCGTTGCCTGGCGGAGTTTCTTTAAAGATTCATTTTATTCCCTTCTTAACGTAATCGGCATAGCTATCGCCATAGCTGCCTTTATGCTCATCATTAATTATGTAAGATACGAACATAGTTACGAGAGCTTTCATACGAAAGCAGATAATATCTATCGCGTCACATTGGATCTCTATGAAGGAAAGCAATATATTGTTACTGACTGCGAAACCCATCCCCCTCTCGGGCCACTTCTGAAAACTGAAGTGCCGGAAGTGATCGATTATGTAAGGATACAGAGAACTGAAGAACTTCCGGAAGTAAGTCACAACGGTAAGTTTTACAAAGTGGACAGGCTGTATGCAGCCGATCCTTCTCTATTCAACGTATTTAGCTACCGGCTTATTGATGGGGACCCGTCTACGGCACTTAGTTTGCCCATGCAGGCAGTAGTTACAGAAACACTGGCCCGCAGGATATTCGGTACTACCGATGTAAAAGGAAAAGTATTGAAAAGCGGCGAGCGGGTGTTCTCTATATCGGGAGTAATGGAAGATCCGCCTCTCAATACCCATCTCAAGTTAGATATGTTACTTTCATTTAGCTCACTCGCGAAGATGGGCTGGGATTTAAACAGCTGGAATGGGAATAATAATTATACATATCTTTTATTGCGGTCCGGTATTAACCTGGCATCTTTTAACAGCAAGCTGCAATCAGTTACTAAAGAAAAAATAAGAAACAGACAATATGTTGCGGAGCCGGTTAAGGACATTCATTTGAAGTCACATAAGACATTCGAGCCGGAGGTAAATGGAAATAAGAAAACTGTTGATTTTCTGCTGATAACAGCAATACTGATCTTGATTATCGGATCGGTAAATTACGTAAACGTCGCCACTGCGCGCTCGGCCGAAAGGTTAAAAGAAGTGGGAGTACGTAAAGTGTTAGGCTCGTCGCGCATTCTGCTGATTAAACAGTTTATGACCGAAACGCTGCTGACAAACCTCTTTGCTTTTATGATATCGGCTTTGCTGATCCGGCTTACGCTTCCAGCATACTTAAATCTGGTGGACAGGCCTGCTGATACAGCTTTTTTTGCCTCTAAGACTTTCTTTTTAAGTTATGCGGCACTGTTCCTATTCAACTGCCTTTTGTCGGGTATGTACCCCGCCCTGGCACTCTCCGCCACAAAACCGGCGAGTGTAACTAATCGAATGTTTACCAGCTCAGGGAAGAGCGATCTGTTGAGGAAGGTGCTTGTAACAGGACAGTTCACTATTGCCCTTGTGGTTCTTACAGCTTCCTTCATTGTGTTCAGGCAGTTATCCTATATGCGGCACCAGGATCTGGGGGTGAACGCCTCTCAAATCCTGACGATCAGAGCTCCATTCAATAATGAGCAGGATTCCGTCAGCCGCTACCAGAGTTTGACGTTTAAAAATTCACTTATGCAGTTGCCCGGGGTTGAAAAAGTCGCAATTTCAGGCGCTCTCCCGGGACTGAGCCTGCATGAACTCTCTACTATGACATCGATAACACGTTATGGCTCTGTTGCCGGGAAGGGATATAATTACTATATGTACGGCATTGACGCCGATTTTATTCCGGCCATGACGATAGAGATGGCTGCGGGGAGAAATTTCCGTCCGGGACTGCCTAACAAAGACGAGGTGGTCATTACAGAAGAAGCTTCCCGCCTGATGGGATTTAAAAATGCCAAAGAAGCGGTAGGAGAGAAACTAAGCCTTACCTTATCACCGGATGCTAAATTTTCAACAATCATCGGGGTAATGAATGATTATCACCAGCAGTCATTAAAGGAGTCGCTGCTTCCCATGATCCACTGGTACCAGGACAGAGCTGGTTTTTTTTCTGTGAAGATTGCCAGCTCGGATATACCAGGTCTTATAAGCAAAGTGAAGGCAGTTTACGATCAGCAATTTCCCGGACATCCAATTGAGTATCACTTCTTAGATGATATGTTCGACCAGCAATATAAGGCGGATCAGCAGTTTGGCAAAATTGTAAGCATATTCTCTGCATTAACGCTGTTTATTACCTGTCTTGGACTACTCGGATTAGCAGCTTACAGCATCAGCCGCCGCACAAAAGAGATAGGGATCCGTAAAGTAATGGGAGCTTCAGTCTCAGACATCACGAGGCTACTTTCCGTAGATTTTATAAAGCTCGTGATGATCGCAATATGTATTGGCACTCCCATTGCAGCATACGTAATGAGCCTTTGGCTAAACGGCTATGCTTACCGGCTCTCGCTTCAATGGTGGATGTTTATACCCGCTGCAATTCTGGTAATGGTTATAGCAATCCTCGCTGTTAGCTTTCAATCGGTAAAAGCAGCACTGATGAATCCTGTAAAATCATTGAGGTCGGAATAAAGGTCACAATTAACTTAATCTTTTTAGCGTTTTCCCAAGTTTACTATTTCTATAACCATAGCCAAAATAAACAAGCAATCCGAGGCCCAGCCAGATCAAAAACCTGAGCCAGTTGGTATAGCCGAGCTCGGTCATCAGATAAAAGCAGCTTAGCAACCCCATTACGGGGATGAGCGATAATCTCTTTATAAAGCACAATACAGTAATAACGATGGAAACCAGTATAAACAGGAAATAGGGGAGTGTGTCCTTATAAGTATGCCAGTCGCCTGAGTATGTGAATAATCCCGAAACAGGCTGCCAGAATACGATCAGAGCCCCGATGAACAAGCCCGGAATGATATATCTCGAGTTGATATAAGGTATCCGGAACCGTCCTTTTTGTAATTGTTCGTCCTTGTCGAGCACCAGAACACCGCCGCATACCAGTACAAACGCAAACAACGTACCTATGCTCGTAAGATCCGTCACTTCTGTGAGGTTCATAAAAAGAGCCGGTACCGCCACCACAATCCCGGTTACGATGGTAGAGAATCCGGGTGTTTTGTACTTTGGATGTATTTTCGAAAATGCCTTTGGTAACAAGCCATCTCTGCTCATACTCATCCAGATGCGGGGTTGCCCCATTTGAAAGATCAGCAGAACGCTGGCAGTAGCGATCACAGCGCTTATGGAAATAATGTAACTGATCTGATGCAGTCCTACCCGCGCAAATACAAAAGCAAGAGGGTCGCCCACAGCAAGTTCCTTATAATTCACCATTCCGGTAAGAACGAGGGCGATGAGGATATAGAGCACCGTACAGATCACCAGCGAATAGATCATGCCTTTGGGGAGATCTCGCTGCGGGTTCTTACATTCTTCGGCGGTTGTAGAAATCGCATCAAATCCTATATATGCAAAGAACACGCCCGAAACGCCTCTCATAACGCCTCTGAAACCGTTTGGCATAAAGGGGCTCCAGTTTTCGGGAGTGATATAAAAGCAACCCAGAACAATAACCGCGATGACGATCCCTATTTTAAGGATTACCATCGCATTCGTGGCACGTTTTGTTTCCCTGATACCAATATAAACGAGATATGTTATCGCGATTACAATGGCTAATGCAGGAATATCAGCTATAAGCTTAAAATGGCCGATCCCCGGCGCTGAACTCCACGCTACGGCCTGGCGCTGAAGCTGAGAGGTGATCTCCGAAATATTTCCGGCTGCCGTGAGCTGCTGTATCTTCTCATGAGCCCTGAAAGCCGACAGGTAATCCATTGTAAGGTATTCTGGGATGTGAATATGGAATCCCTCCAGCAGGTTGGTGAAGTATTGGCTCCAGGAAATTGCAACGGCGATATTCCCGATTGCATACTCCATGAGTAAATCCCATCCGATGATCCAGGCAATCAGTTCGCCAAACGAGGCGTATGCATAAGTATAAGCACTACCTGATACCGGTATTCTCGCGGCAAACTCAGCATAGCACAAGGCAGAAAAACCACAGGTCACAGCTGTGAGTACGAAAAGAATGGTAACTCCCGGGCCCCCGTGAAAGGCAGCTTCCCCTATAGTAGAAAATATTCCGGCTCCAATTACAGCCGCTATACCCATGAAGGTTAGATCCCGTACTCCTAGTACTTTTTTTAATCCCGACAAGCCCGATCCGTTGCCTTCGCCATCACTATAACCACTTTCTACATCGGAGAGAATATTTGAAAGAGGCTTTTTGCGGAAGTAGTTTTTCAACATGCAGTTTCCTGATAATTTTATGTTTTAATAAATCGGCCAAACATAAAGAATATTTGAAAAAAATATAAAAGTTGAGGACTAAAAAATCAGAAATAGCCTCGTTCATGGGTTTTTTCTGATTTTTAGTCCTCAAATAAGATTGTTATAGCGTTTTTCTAAATTCTTCGTCGCCTTCGTCTCATTATAATTAAGATAACGACGATCACCACTAACAAAAGACCTCCGCCTATCATCATTAAGTTCATGCTGCCAGCCGGCTTTTTCCCGTTAGTGTTCTCTGGTTCAGTAAACTGGGTTGCTACGTCGGCTTCCGGAGGGATCCTGATGGAATTGAAGAATGTTTCAGACTCACCTTTAGCGTACTGGGCATGTATCTCCTTATAAAGAAACTGAAAGGAGTATGTAGCGCTGTTTTCGTGAAGAATGCGGATGTTCCGGTATTGTTTGCCGCTACCGCTGTCCACCTCAAGAGTGAAGTCTTTAACATGCAATTTTCCCAGAAGAGTATCCCGTTCGTTACTGACTGTACCCTTTGACGTGGAGCTTATTCTCTTGACAAAGTCGTCGTAATAGCTGTTCAGGTGCTTTACCTTCTCGATGTCGGGAGTACTTACCGGGTTGTCAGGTTGTTTCGTGATGATGATATTGCCGAACGATGTCGACGCGTTAATTACGGTTTGCCCCAGGGTATCAGTCTTCTTAAAGCCAGGTGGTAACGACACCTGAACTGAATCATCAATCTTTACTGGTTTCCAGCTCTGTGCAACTGTTGCAAGAGAGTAGAATATAAATGTGTATATAAGAAATAGCTTTTTCATTCCTTTTTAACCTGCAAAACGGAAAAAAAGTTTTTGAGACGCCTTTTGCGGCCCATCTATAAACCTTCCGGTACCAGAGATTTTTTAAAATGAAAATACGAATTGATTTTTCCGTTATCTCAAGTTAACTTAGCGAAACATTCATCGTCCTTAACTACATTTCCTGACAACATCCCGCAAATCATTACCTAAACTGTACCTGCTCCTGCCCCTCGCTGTACCATGTTCTCCATGAGTCTTTTGTGTACCCATAGTGCGAGCATAGAGAGTCCACGTCTAAAGGTTTTTATGTGGACTTTCTATGGGTTAAATAAAGGTTCTGTAGACTTTCACAGATAAGAAGGCTCAGAGAAGGGACGGCCATGACGCAGGGCAGCTCAGTAAGATACAGGAAGTAAAGAGGGACGACTGGAAACAGGAGTTGCGAAGTCTTCCTGATCCCGTTTCTTTGGTTGAAGGCGAACCTTTATTCGCCATTTAGGGTTTTAAGTTCGTACTTAACCCGGATCATAAACCTGCGACTTCTTTACAAAGTTACAAAAACAAGCATCAATACGAGTGGCACAACAAAATGAAAAAGTTGATATATATCAACTTCTAATTTGAAATATTCTTGCAAACTTTACTTAAGTAAACCCTTTCAGCTCCCGGCCATAAAATCTTGTCATACTGATGGCTGACCGCTGAAAGCTGAAAGCAAAAAGTAAAGACAAAAAAGAATGGCAACAATAGACAAACAAGGGCGGGTGCATGGTAAAGCCGGCCCGCTGGTGTACCGCACCATCGGAGAGATTAACGTTGTGCAGAGCAGGCCACGACGGTTCAAGCAGACACAGGCAACGCGCGAAAGCGGCATTGAGTTCGGCCTGGCGAGCAATACAGCACGGATAATGCGTGAGGCGCTCTGGCCTGTTTTTTATTCGCCGGATAAAGGGATGGTGAACCGCTTCACCTCCAGGATACTTAAATGCATCCGCGGAAGCCAGACAAAGGGCAGGGGAGAGCGTGACCTTCACGACGGCGACCTGAGCTACCTGGCAGGGTTCCAGTTCAATAAGAATTCGTCCTTGCAGCAAGCACTTCAGGTACGGCCGGAAGTACAGGTAGCAGCAGACGGCAGGCCGGAGGTAAGGGTACCGTCCTTTAACAGCTACCACGACATCCGCTGTCCGATGAACCGCTACAGCGGCATTACACTGCGCTTAACGGCCACGGCCTTTCATTTCCGTGCAGGATACTACGAACACCTTGCCAGCCGGGATGTCTGGGTAGATTACGGGGCAACGATGCCCGGGCAGGTATGGAAGGTAGAGAAGGAACTGCCGGCAGGCAGCATTGTACTGGTGACGGTGTCGCTGATCATGTCGATGAACAAGACCTTTTCGGACCAGACACTGAACACAAAGGACTGGAGCCCTGCGGAGATCCTCTATGCGGTGCAGGTACCTCAGGGGGAGGAAGATGTTCAGAAACCGGAGTTCACGTATACAGGAGACCCCTATGAGAAGAAGCCGCTGAACGCCTACCGCGGAGAGGCAACTCTTTCTTTGATCCAGCGTATCCGGGAAAAGGTGCAGAAGGCCGAGGTAAAGAAAGATGCGGCCCTTTATGAGAAGGTAGAAAAACTCCGACAGCAGATCCTTCAGGAATCTCCGCCATCTGGTCCTCCGGCTTTGCCCGAAGGGAAGATCCGGTTTTAAGGTGCGGCTAAATGCTATTGCTATTGCAGATATATTGTTTTATATTTATAAAACGGGAATTCAACAATACCTTGCTACGGACCTAATCAATTAAAACTATGATCAAAAAATCATTCTTCAGAACCTTTCTGCTTTTAACCGTCTCTTTTCTGTTTTACGCGGCAAAAGGGCAGACCATTTTGAGTACGCCTAAACAAGTAATTATAACCGGTAAAGTCAACCACTATAGCCCGGACATTCCCGTTATGATTTATGTAAACAGACTGGGTTTCTCTACCCAGCATGTTACTGCCAAAACGGATAGCCTTGGGAATTTCTATGCAACCTTTGAAAGCTATATTCCTACCGACGCCTGGATAACGTATAAAAGTAATTTTTTGGTGTTAACCTACCCCGGTGACAGTTTGCATGTGGAATTTGACGGACAGCCCGACTACAGACCTGATGTACTGCGAACTGTTAAGTATAGTGGAAGTACCGCCGAGTCCAACCGGTACGCATCAGTCTTTCAGCAATTGTTTTTTTCTGATCCGCTATATACCGATTTCAATAAAAAGAATCAGGCTATAAAGGATTATGAAGTGGGCAAGTATACTCTATATCTGAATGCACTTAAGTCTCATTCGGACAGCCTGTACAAGATGTTCGTCAGCCAGTATCATCCCGACGAGAGAAGTAAAAAATGGGCTTTACTATATGTCGAACAGGAATACTATGATCGGCTGGCTTTTTATCCAAAAGACCACAGAGAAGCCAATAACATGTCTATCTTCAATGGCTGGGATGTACCAAAAGGCTATTTTCAAAAACTTGCCAACCGCTTGCCTTTAGATTCAACTATGCTTGTCTGCGGGTACAGTCTGTTGAATTTTTCTGACCGGTTTAATAAATATGTTGCCGATCAAACGAAAGGTAATCTCCCTGAAGGTGGCGCTGTGAATGCTGGTGGCTGGTTTTTACCGGCAAACATTGGCGATTCTATCATTATTCATAGCATCATTAAATATGTTCCGGACACTCTTTTACGACAAATTATGCTGACGGATTATTTTTCCCGGAAACTGGAGAAGCAACAGATAACGGAATACGGGAGATTTAAACAGCTTAGAGAAGAGTATATAAAGCTTCCATTCCTTAAGGAACCGCTTGATCAGTTGTACCAGCAAACAAAGATGAGGATTGATAATCCTAACTTATATACCAAAACAGTTTTGAAGGAGGCTGCAGGCTCGTCGGTAGCCCAGCTGCTGGATAGTATTCTTAAGGACAATAAAAATAAGGTGATATACATTGATGTATGGGCGACCTGGTGCGGCCCTTGTCTGAGTGAATTTCCAAATTCGAAATTGGTGGAACAGCAAATGAAAGACCGGAACGCTGCGTTCATTTATCTGTGTACAGCCTCACAAAAAGATCAGTGGAAGGCTACCCTTGCAAAGTTCCAGCTTGGTGGGCAACATTACTTTCTTACAACTCAGCAGAGTCGAGAGTTAACCCGGACTTTTGAGATAAAAGGGATTCCGTTCTATATATTAATTGATAAAAATGGCGTCATCAGGGAAAAAGGAAATCAGCTGAGGCCGCTGGACGCAAAGAATAAAATGGAAAAGTTACTTTGATTGTACTACGACACCTCAAAAGTATTTTACTGTCATCTTTTACTTCTCATAAGGCAGTATAAGATGGCAGTAACTACGCTGAAGAAAATAAACCCAATTGTCCATATAATTTTCTCTGTACTACTGATTCTGTACGAGCCATTGATTTCAAACAATGAAGTAATCACAAAAACAACATGAGCGATAATGCCTGCAATGAGGAGCCAGTAACCATACGGCCCGCCTAGATGAAGTATTTTTAGCGTCAGGCCCACCGTTGAAAAAAGAATGCTTATTAACAGAGATGATCTCCAAATTTCTCTTCTAATCATCGTGTAAAGAGTTATTGATTTTTCCATTACTGCTTTTGTTTTTTTGTATCTATTCAAATATAAGGAATCACCAGCCATACTTCGGTATTGCACCATTAATCGGATGCTTTTAACCTCATATTGTCGAAGTCTAAGGTTATTCGTGGTCCCAGTCGTTTAAATAATCTGACTCCGATGCCCCCGTCGAAGGTGTTGAAAATTAGGTTTTTGTCCCATACAAGAACATCACCGATATTGTGATTTATGCCCCTTCCATTTAGGTAAATTTTTGCATCTTTCACTATCTCGTGGGGGATATTAAACGAACTTCCGGTCGTATTATTAAATTGAAAAGGTCTTTTTTGTGTTACCGAATCAATTTCTATCCGACCTTTATTCTTCTCATAAAATGAAAATCTCATGTTTAAAAACTCATCAGATCCTGTACTTAGATTCCCCACATAATTCAGTCCATTGACCTTCAGCTTTAAGAAAAGATTATTATCTGTTAAATACATATTTGAGAAATCGCTGGAGTCTATCTTTTCAGTATGGTACGGAAAAGAAACGGCACGCCTTTCCCAGTCAAACGCAATTCTTCCTATCAGCTTCATTGCTGGTAGTCCCATTACTACCTGCTCGTCGTTAAATGTTTTTTCGATATTTGATTCTGTTTTAGCATTTAGAGTGTCTGGCGGATTCCGCGAAACTTTATCATTAAAAACCAATACCGGGATATTATAAAGTCCTACACCTGCAAATTCTACTTTTTCAATGATTTCTATCCTTATTTTTGTTGGGACGCCATTAAACATCTGCACACTATCCTGCCTTTTATTTGCCAATTTAGTGCCTATTTTATCTGCCAGGCTTCGTGTTATCATAAAGTGAGCTGTAAGCCCGGTATCAAACAATGTTTCTGCAGTAACACCGTTGTACTTAGCATTAAATCGGATATGCTCACTGTCATTCAGCTTTGCTGTTTGGTCTTTACCGGAATTAGTTCTCTCAATTTTAATCCTGGGTTCGATTAAATCCCTGTATATGAATGACTCTTTGGCCTTGTCTATATAATTTGTCTCATTCTGGATAAACTCGCGTTCCTGGTTAAGCGGATTTCTGATTAAGTATCCCAGATATTTATCGCATACTTTTATCCCATCTTTGAATCGCTGCTGACTATCGTACACAGATAATAGTTTTTTGTAAAAAACGCCGATGGCCGGACCTAATTTAAATTCATGATTAACAACCAAATCCTCCAGGTAAATAGCTGTACTATCCGGCTTGTTGAAAAATGACGCCATTTCTGCCTTGTAGAGGAGATCGAGTGTTTTGTCATTTAAAGGGAGCTTGTCTGCATATTGTTCATAGAGATCCCTCGCTTCAAAAGCCTTGCGCTGTTGAAGTAGGTTAATAAGGTCTTGAGCATAATTACGTTGGGCGTAAGATGACAAAATGAAGGAAAAGGTTAATAATAGTGTTGGAAAAAATCTTTTCATGTCGTCAGATTCTATTTGTAATTACTACATGTATATGGAGTATGAAAGTTCTGTCCTGTTTATATAAAGCTACCTGGATACTTTCACCCTCATATTATTGAAGTCGAAGATGATTTTTGAGCCTAGTTTTTTAAAGAGGTTTACACCGATTACACCGTCAAAAATATTAACGCGATGTTTTCTATCCGAAATAAGAACCTCATTTTCGTTAGTTATTAATTTAACGTCGAGGTTGACATCAGGAAAGATATTCCCTGCCGTGGTATGGTGAACTAACGGCTTCCTTTGTGCAATAGAATCTGTTTCTGCCTGCCTTTTATACTTCTCATGAAATGAAGATGTCATATTTAATGTGCAATCAGATCCGGTATTCAGATACCCCACATAATTTAATTCATTAATTTTTAACTTCATATAAAGATCTCTATCTGCGAAATAGATGTTTGAAGAGTCACTAGATCCAATCTTCTCAGTACTGCCAGGAAAAGAAACGGTACGCTTTTCTAAATCAAAATCAATTCTTCCGATGAGTTTCATCGCTGACACTCCCATTACGATTTGCCGATCATTGATCTTTTTTTCAATATTTGCGTTAACATTCAACGAATCAGCGGTATATGGAACGAATCGCTCGTTAAAAACTAATACAGGAATATTATAAAGTGTTACGCTGCCCATAGTTATTTGGTCGATTACTTCAATTCTCGCTCTTACTGGGATACCATTTATAATTTGTACGCTGTCCTTGCTTTTATTTATCAATTTAGTCCCTATATTATCTGCGAGGCTTCGTGTTATCATAAAGCCTGGCACTCCTGTATCGAACCATGTTTCTGCTGTGACGTTGTTGTATTTAGCGTTAAACCGGATATACTCACCATCATTAATTTTTATTGCTTCCCTAGCGGCGCTATCTCTCTCAATTTTGATCCTGGGTTCTATTTCGTAATACCCAAATTCTTTCTTTATATTTTCTATAGTTGTAAGCTCATTTTGAATGAACCTCAGATCCCTGTCAAATGGATTTCTTTTTAAATGATCCATGTATTTATCACATAATAGGATCCCTTCGTTGAATCGTTGTTTACTATCATAAACTGTCAATAGCTTACCATAATAGGTTCCAATTCTAGGTCCAATTTTGAGTTCATGATTAGCGATCAGGTCTTCCAGATAAATTGCGGCGCTATCCGGTTTATTAAAAAACAGGGCCATATGTGCCTTATAAAATACATCAAAGGTTCTGTCGTTTGACGGTAACTTGTCTGCATATTGCGAGCGATATTCCCTTGCTTCAAAGCATCTGCCTTGTTCTATTAGGCTAATAAGTTCCTGAGGGTAATTGCGCTGGGCAAAGGATGATAAAGTAAAAGAAACAGATAATAGTAAGGTTAAAAGAATTCTTTGCATGTCATTGATTTGGTTTATTTAGTACGCCTCTTTCTTTCAGTATCGCTTCCAACTTTCGATACAATTGCAGTTTATGTTTCCACTGATTTTCTTCACTAAAAAGAGCTTCCTCGAACTCATGATCAAGTTCAGGAGCAGAAATCTGCTCAGAGGGTTCTTCAAACTCTGATATTAGAAACTCATATTCTATACCCTCCTTCATTCTTTGAGATGAAAAAATATATCCTGCACCTTCTATTAAGAACCTTTGCTGATCGGATATCAAACTTAATATCGCAAATTGGGGAATCCGATATTCCCGCCCCTCTTTTTGAGTCACTAATCCGATCATAATTATATTAATCCTTTATTTTCTAACTCTGCTTTTAGATCCAGGTATCTTTCCTTGATATAGTCAATGTTTTGTTCCTTAATTTCGGATGGCTCGTCAATACACTGTATATCTTTCACCTTGATATTTACTTTGTCGCCCGATTTCAATATCTGATTTGGCCATTTTACCCGGTTCCCGGATAGATCAGTTCCACTAATAAGCAGGAGAACATTCGATTCGATTACAGTGAGGAATAGTTGGCTGCTTTGTGATGCAATTTTGATTGGGATATCATTGTTGATTTTCACCTCAAATCCTATCATATACTTATTTTGAAGTTAATAGTCGTAAGTTTCTTCATTCTTAGATTTTAGGTTACAGTAAATATCGGGCGGCGATCAACCCGAGGGTGAGTACTTGTTGTTGAGTATAGAGTTTAAGCATTTTGGTTAGGGTGCCTCGAACGAAAATAAGATTTCAATGAATAAAGGTGATGATTAGCCCGGAATTTCGTTATACAAATCGTCTCAAGATTTAGCTTTAATGTCTCATTTGGTTTGAGGGTATTCTTTATAAGTAAAAAGGAGAAACCTGATAACAGGCATCTCCTTTTTGCTTATAAAGAATTATCGCGTTGAGTCAGCCTATTCGCTTTCTATTGCTCCAGCGTTTCGAGTTCGGCCTGAACAAAGGTTACCAGTTCGCGAACGTAGTCGGCGCTGAAATCGAATTTAATGCCGGCGGTTTCGTAAATCTCCTTAATGGTTTTGGTATAGCCAAGTTTGAGGGCTTCCTTGTAGTTTTTAAGTCCTAGAGCGCGGTCTTCCTTGTAGTTTTTCCAAACGGCAATCGCACCGAGTTGGGCTATAGCGTATTCAATGTAATAAAAGGGTACCTCAAAGATATGTAATTGCTTCTGCCAAAGGTTGGCAAGGGCGTCTTCATAACCGGTCCAGTCGGCAAAGTTATGTTTGAAGGGCTCGAATATTTTCACCCAGGCTTCGCGGCGCTCCTCTGCGGTGTGGTCAGGATTAGTGTAGATCCAGTGTTGAAACTGATCGACTACGGCTACCCAGGGAAGAGTCTTCAGAACATCTTTCAGCTGGTCTTTTTTTGCGCGAACCAGGTCTTCAGGATTGCTAAAGAAGACGTCCCAGCGATCCATCGAGATAAGCTCCATACTCATAGACGCCAGCTCCGCCACTTCGGAGGGGAGGTGCTTGAAGTCGTTTAGCTCGAGATCGGCCGAAATAAAGGTGTGCAGAGCGTGGCCGCCTTCGTGGACCATTGTCGTGAGGTCGCGGAATGTATTAGCCGAGTTCATAAATATAAACGGAGCGCCTGTTTCGGCGAGAGGATAATTGTAGCCGCCGGGTGCTTTACCTTTCCTGCTTTCAACATCGAACAGGTTATTGGCTTGCATGATGCTCAGGCTTTCTCCGATATAAGGGTCTAGTCCTTTAAAGCACTCTACGGACTTTTGGATCAGTTCGGCTCCTGTTTCGAACGGTTTTAATGCCGGTTTGCCAGAGGTATCGACATCCATATCCCATGGCTTTAATGCTTCAAGTCCGAGCGCTTCCTGCCGTTTCTGAGCATGTGCTTCTAATACAGGAACGACCTCCCGTTCAATGGCTTCATGGAATTTATAGCAATCATGGGGCGTATAGTCAAAACGCCCCATAGCACGGAACATATAATCCCTGAAATTTTCGAAGCCTGCGTTCAGGGCCACCTGATGTCTAAGTTTTAAGAGTTCGTCAAACAGGCTGTCGAGCTGCTCCCTGTCTTCCAATCTTCTGGTGGCGATAGCCTCCCATGCGTTCTGTCTGAGAGCCCTGTCGGGATTCTTGAGGAATACGGAGGCTTGCTCAAGTGTATATTCTTTTCCGTCGATCGTG
The window above is part of the Arcticibacter tournemirensis genome. Proteins encoded here:
- a CDS encoding ABC transporter permease, giving the protein MLKNNIIVAWRSFFKDSFYSLLNVIGIAIAIAAFMLIINYVRYEHSYESFHTKADNIYRVTLDLYEGKQYIVTDCETHPPLGPLLKTEVPEVIDYVRIQRTEELPEVSHNGKFYKVDRLYAADPSLFNVFSYRLIDGDPSTALSLPMQAVVTETLARRIFGTTDVKGKVLKSGERVFSISGVMEDPPLNTHLKLDMLLSFSSLAKMGWDLNSWNGNNNYTYLLLRSGINLASFNSKLQSVTKEKIRNRQYVAEPVKDIHLKSHKTFEPEVNGNKKTVDFLLITAILILIIGSVNYVNVATARSAERLKEVGVRKVLGSSRILLIKQFMTETLLTNLFAFMISALLIRLTLPAYLNLVDRPADTAFFASKTFFLSYAALFLFNCLLSGMYPALALSATKPASVTNRMFTSSGKSDLLRKVLVTGQFTIALVVLTASFIVFRQLSYMRHQDLGVNASQILTIRAPFNNEQDSVSRYQSLTFKNSLMQLPGVEKVAISGALPGLSLHELSTMTSITRYGSVAGKGYNYYMYGIDADFIPAMTIEMAAGRNFRPGLPNKDEVVITEEASRLMGFKNAKEAVGEKLSLTLSPDAKFSTIIGVMNDYHQQSLKESLLPMIHWYQDRAGFFSVKIASSDIPGLISKVKAVYDQQFPGHPIEYHFLDDMFDQQYKADQQFGKIVSIFSALTLFITCLGLLGLAAYSISRRTKEIGIRKVMGASVSDITRLLSVDFIKLVMIAICIGTPIAAYVMSLWLNGYAYRLSLQWWMFIPAAILVMVIAILAVSFQSVKAALMNPVKSLRSE
- a CDS encoding amino acid permease, whose product is MLKNYFRKKPLSNILSDVESGYSDGEGNGSGLSGLKKVLGVRDLTFMGIAAVIGAGIFSTIGEAAFHGGPGVTILFVLTAVTCGFSALCYAEFAARIPVSGSAYTYAYASFGELIAWIIGWDLLMEYAIGNIAVAISWSQYFTNLLEGFHIHIPEYLTMDYLSAFRAHEKIQQLTAAGNISEITSQLQRQAVAWSSAPGIGHFKLIADIPALAIVIAITYLVYIGIRETKRATNAMVILKIGIVIAVIVLGCFYITPENWSPFMPNGFRGVMRGVSGVFFAYIGFDAISTTAEECKNPQRDLPKGMIYSLVICTVLYILIALVLTGMVNYKELAVGDPLAFVFARVGLHQISYIISISAVIATASVLLIFQMGQPRIWMSMSRDGLLPKAFSKIHPKYKTPGFSTIVTGIVVAVPALFMNLTEVTDLTSIGTLFAFVLVCGGVLVLDKDEQLQKGRFRIPYINSRYIIPGLFIGALIVFWQPVSGLFTYSGDWHTYKDTLPYFLFILVSIVITVLCFIKRLSLIPVMGLLSCFYLMTELGYTNWLRFLIWLGLGLLVYFGYGYRNSKLGKTLKRLS
- a CDS encoding TlpA family protein disulfide reductase, whose amino-acid sequence is MIKKSFFRTFLLLTVSFLFYAAKGQTILSTPKQVIITGKVNHYSPDIPVMIYVNRLGFSTQHVTAKTDSLGNFYATFESYIPTDAWITYKSNFLVLTYPGDSLHVEFDGQPDYRPDVLRTVKYSGSTAESNRYASVFQQLFFSDPLYTDFNKKNQAIKDYEVGKYTLYLNALKSHSDSLYKMFVSQYHPDERSKKWALLYVEQEYYDRLAFYPKDHREANNMSIFNGWDVPKGYFQKLANRLPLDSTMLVCGYSLLNFSDRFNKYVADQTKGNLPEGGAVNAGGWFLPANIGDSIIIHSIIKYVPDTLLRQIMLTDYFSRKLEKQQITEYGRFKQLREEYIKLPFLKEPLDQLYQQTKMRIDNPNLYTKTVLKEAAGSSVAQLLDSILKDNKNKVIYIDVWATWCGPCLSEFPNSKLVEQQMKDRNAAFIYLCTASQKDQWKATLAKFQLGGQHYFLTTQQSRELTRTFEIKGIPFYILIDKNGVIREKGNQLRPLDAKNKMEKLL